In Cycloclasticus sp., a single genomic region encodes these proteins:
- the pqqB gene encoding pyrroloquinoline quinone biosynthesis protein PqqB, giving the protein MQIRVLGSGAGGGFPQWNCSCPNCKAVREGSIKASTRNQSSIAISSDGEHWALFNASPDVRAQLENFPEIHPKNKVRGTGIEAIVMFDSQIDHATGLLILREGDPLTVYCTEMVKQDLSTGFPIFNILEHFCGVEDHPIPLNGDAFTIPNIDDLEFTALPLKSKAPPYSPHRNDPHEGDNIGMIIRQISTGKTTFYAPGLGVIEPHVEKAMSDANCVLVDGTFWTDDELASVGRPLLARKIGHLPQSGEGGMIEFLDTLDKPRKILIHINNTNPILNEESEERDILTQHGIEVSYDNMNIEL; this is encoded by the coding sequence ATGCAAATTCGTGTTTTAGGTTCTGGTGCAGGCGGCGGCTTCCCCCAATGGAATTGTAGCTGCCCAAATTGTAAGGCGGTAAGAGAAGGCTCAATCAAAGCGTCTACTCGTAATCAATCATCCATCGCCATCTCATCCGATGGTGAGCATTGGGCGTTATTTAACGCCTCCCCCGATGTGCGCGCACAATTAGAAAACTTTCCGGAAATCCATCCTAAGAACAAAGTCCGCGGCACCGGCATAGAAGCGATTGTGATGTTCGATTCACAAATCGACCATGCAACGGGCTTGCTGATATTGCGCGAAGGTGACCCGTTGACGGTTTACTGCACCGAAATGGTAAAACAAGACCTTTCGACTGGCTTCCCTATTTTTAATATTCTAGAGCATTTTTGTGGTGTGGAAGATCACCCTATTCCGCTTAACGGAGACGCGTTTACCATCCCAAACATAGACGATTTAGAGTTCACCGCCCTACCACTTAAAAGCAAAGCACCGCCATATTCGCCGCATAGGAACGACCCTCACGAGGGCGATAACATCGGCATGATTATTCGCCAAATTTCAACGGGCAAAACAACCTTCTACGCACCTGGTTTAGGTGTTATTGAACCGCATGTTGAAAAAGCTATGAGCGACGCTAATTGCGTCTTAGTAGACGGCACATTTTGGACAGATGATGAACTGGCCTCGGTTGGCCGCCCATTACTCGCCAGAAAGATCGGCCATTTACCGCAATCCGGTGAAGGTGGCATGATTGAGTTCTTAGATACGCTCGATAAACCGCGCAAAATTCTGATCCACATCAATAATACCAACCCCATTTTGAACGAGGAATCAGAAGAACGCGATATACTGACTCAACACGGCATTGAAGTGTCGTACGACAATATGAATATCGAGCTGTAA
- the pqqC gene encoding pyrroloquinoline-quinone synthase PqqC, with translation MTDKAPWSPQEFEQRIRDMERFYHINHPYHVMMHEGTLSKEQIRGWVANRFYYQINIPLKDAAIMANCPDRDTRAQWIQRIIDHDGAPGEIGGIEAWLQLGEAVGLTREEVLSEEHVLPGVRFAVDAYVNFARRADWHEAASSSLTELFAPKIHQQRLDNWPEHYPWIDLKGLTYFQKRLSEARRDVEHGLRITLDYYKTREQQERMLGILKFKLDILWTMADAMHMAYVHKMPPYFTVKS, from the coding sequence ATGACAGATAAAGCCCCGTGGTCACCACAAGAATTTGAACAACGCATTCGTGATATGGAGCGTTTTTACCATATCAACCACCCGTACCACGTGATGATGCACGAAGGCACGCTAAGCAAAGAACAAATCCGTGGCTGGGTGGCAAACCGTTTTTACTATCAAATTAATATTCCATTGAAAGATGCCGCCATTATGGCGAATTGCCCAGACCGTGATACACGTGCCCAGTGGATTCAACGCATTATCGACCACGATGGCGCACCCGGAGAAATCGGTGGTATCGAAGCGTGGCTGCAACTCGGCGAAGCGGTTGGTTTAACACGCGAGGAAGTATTGTCAGAAGAACACGTACTACCCGGTGTTCGTTTTGCAGTAGACGCTTACGTGAACTTTGCACGACGCGCCGATTGGCACGAAGCGGCAAGTTCGTCGTTAACGGAGTTATTTGCGCCTAAAATTCACCAACAGCGCCTAGACAATTGGCCTGAGCATTATCCGTGGATTGATTTAAAAGGCCTTACTTATTTCCAAAAAAGACTCTCTGAGGCACGACGTGACGTTGAACACGGTTTGCGCATCACGCTTGATTACTACAAAACACGCGAGCAACAAGAAAGAATGCTCGGTATTCTAAAGTTCAAGCTCGACATACTTTGGACAATGGCCGATGCCATGCACATGGCCTACGTGCATAAAATGCCGCCTTACTTCACGGTAAAATCATGA
- the pqqD gene encoding pyrroloquinoline quinone biosynthesis peptide chaperone PqqD, with protein MSLDNSKAFQLSPTYRLQWEEAQNMFVLLYPEGLIELNQSSAEILQVCDGKNKLSDIVRILEEKFSATGLKNDISNFLNTALGNGWITQSA; from the coding sequence ATGAGCTTAGACAATAGCAAAGCTTTTCAGCTTTCGCCCACCTACCGTCTGCAATGGGAAGAGGCGCAAAATATGTTTGTTCTACTCTACCCAGAAGGCCTTATTGAACTTAACCAAAGCTCAGCAGAAATTTTACAAGTATGTGATGGCAAAAATAAACTCAGCGACATTGTGCGCATTCTTGAAGAAAAATTCTCAGCGACTGGCTTGAAAAATGACATCAGCAATTTTTTAAACACGGCACTCGGCAATGGCTGGATCACTCAAAGCGCCTAG
- the pqqE gene encoding pyrroloquinoline quinone biosynthesis protein PqqE, with protein sequence MAGSLKAPSPPRWLLAELTYACPLQCPYCSNPLDYANFTNELNTDEWKRVLKQSREMGAVQLGFSGGEPLVRKDLTELVRYSHDLGYYINLITSGYNMDEAKIIELKEAGLDHIQISLQASSKELNDYIAGTESFEHKKVVAKLIKKHGYPMVLCVVLHRENIHQMKDILEMAIELGADFVELANTQYYGWAQHNRDQLLPTQEQLKEAEAIAKEYQESQAGKMKIYYVIPDYFEGRPKACMNGWGTTFLTIAPDGLALPCHSARQLPNFDCPSVRDYSINEIWNESTAFNYFRGDDWMKEPCRSCPEKDKDFGGCHCQAFLLTGDATNADPVCDLSPQHHIVTDAIATAEKPAEQPLLFRNSKNSKLF encoded by the coding sequence ATGGCTGGATCACTCAAAGCGCCTAGCCCACCACGCTGGTTATTAGCCGAGCTAACCTATGCCTGCCCGTTGCAGTGTCCGTACTGCTCTAATCCGCTCGACTACGCTAACTTCACCAACGAGCTCAACACCGACGAATGGAAGCGTGTACTCAAGCAATCACGCGAAATGGGCGCGGTTCAACTCGGTTTTTCAGGTGGTGAACCCCTCGTTAGAAAAGACCTCACTGAGCTGGTGCGTTATTCACACGATCTTGGTTATTACATCAACCTCATCACCTCCGGTTACAACATGGATGAGGCTAAAATTATTGAATTAAAAGAAGCCGGACTGGACCATATTCAAATAAGTTTACAAGCCAGCTCCAAAGAATTGAACGATTATATTGCCGGTACAGAAAGCTTTGAGCACAAAAAAGTAGTCGCTAAGTTAATCAAAAAACACGGCTACCCAATGGTCTTGTGTGTCGTATTACACCGCGAAAACATCCACCAAATGAAAGACATTTTGGAGATGGCGATAGAACTGGGTGCTGATTTTGTCGAGCTCGCCAATACACAATACTATGGCTGGGCACAACACAACCGCGACCAGCTGCTTCCCACCCAAGAACAGCTAAAAGAAGCCGAAGCGATAGCAAAGGAATACCAAGAATCACAAGCTGGAAAAATGAAGATTTACTACGTGATTCCCGATTATTTTGAAGGCCGCCCAAAAGCCTGCATGAACGGCTGGGGAACCACTTTCTTAACAATAGCACCTGATGGCCTAGCACTGCCTTGCCATTCCGCACGACAATTACCCAATTTCGATTGCCCCAGCGTACGCGACTACTCTATTAACGAAATATGGAACGAATCCACCGCGTTTAACTACTTCCGCGGTGATGATTGGATGAAAGAACCCTGCAGAAGCTGTCCAGAAAAAGACAAAGATTTTGGTGGTTGCCATTGCCAAGCATTTTTACTTACCGGCGACGCAACAAATGCTGACCCCGTTTGTGATTTATCACCACAACATCACATCGTGACGGATGCAATCGCAACGGCAGAAAAACCCGCCGAACAACCCTTGCTCTTTAGAAACAGCAAGAATTCGAAGTTATTTTAA
- the hspQ gene encoding heat shock protein HspQ — MATSISKAKFSIGDVVHHQLFDYRGVIADVDATFRSTDEWYETVARSRPPKDKPWYQVLVHGASHVTYVAEQNLELDLSGEPIRHPMLAGIFSRFEGGRYIREGRAN, encoded by the coding sequence ATGGCGACCAGTATTAGCAAGGCAAAGTTTTCCATCGGTGATGTAGTCCATCACCAACTTTTCGATTATCGCGGTGTTATTGCAGATGTTGATGCGACATTCCGGTCAACTGATGAATGGTACGAAACGGTTGCGAGGTCGCGTCCACCGAAAGATAAGCCTTGGTATCAGGTTTTGGTTCACGGTGCGAGCCATGTCACGTACGTGGCTGAGCAAAATCTAGAGCTTGATTTGAGTGGTGAGCCGATCAGGCATCCGATGCTAGCTGGGATCTTTTCACGCTTTGAAGGTGGTCGCTATATCCGTGAAGGCCGGGCCAATTAG
- the pip gene encoding prolyl aminopeptidase, producing the protein MLKTLYPEIEPFATDWLETADGHEIYVEQIGNSNGQPVIFLHGGPGSSCKDHHRCFFNPEKYHIILMDQRGAGRSKPSGELRNNTTQYLMADMELIRQRLDIEQWLLFGGSWGATLALLYAQQHNHRVSGLVLRGTFLARSCDAEWFFKDGGANQLFPEAWQRFIKHVSKPEQENLLAAYHRRLNSDDPQVQQAATREWDAWGGAVVLGDDFNAAELDGDVPETAVAQARIETHYGMNRYFIEENEIINNAASLQNIPCTIIHGEKDFMCPIGSSITLSKVLPNATLIKLVNSTHLAHGEEMIDALVTATDSIFKG; encoded by the coding sequence ATGTTGAAAACGCTGTACCCCGAAATAGAGCCATTCGCGACGGATTGGCTTGAAACCGCTGATGGGCATGAGATTTACGTTGAACAAATAGGCAATTCAAATGGCCAACCAGTTATCTTCTTACATGGAGGGCCGGGCTCTAGTTGCAAAGATCATCATCGTTGTTTTTTTAACCCAGAAAAATATCATATTATTTTAATGGATCAACGTGGGGCAGGGCGTTCAAAGCCATCTGGCGAGCTACGCAATAATACAACGCAATATCTAATGGCTGATATGGAGTTGATTCGTCAGCGTTTAGACATCGAGCAATGGTTGTTATTCGGTGGCTCTTGGGGCGCTACATTAGCACTTTTGTATGCGCAACAGCATAATCATCGAGTCTCGGGTTTGGTATTGCGCGGAACGTTCCTAGCGCGCTCATGCGATGCAGAGTGGTTCTTTAAAGATGGTGGCGCTAATCAATTATTTCCAGAAGCATGGCAACGTTTTATCAAACACGTATCCAAACCAGAGCAGGAAAATTTGTTAGCCGCTTACCATCGACGGCTAAATAGTGACGACCCACAAGTGCAGCAAGCAGCAACACGTGAATGGGATGCATGGGGAGGCGCTGTGGTGTTGGGGGATGATTTTAATGCAGCTGAATTAGACGGTGACGTGCCAGAAACGGCGGTGGCGCAAGCGCGTATCGAAACACACTATGGAATGAACCGCTATTTTATTGAAGAGAACGAAATTATAAATAATGCCGCCAGTTTACAAAATATCCCCTGTACGATTATTCACGGTGAAAAAGACTTTATGTGCCCAATAGGATCATCCATAACGCTTTCAAAAGTGTTGCCCAATGCAACCCTTATTAAGCTGGTAAACTCAACGCACCTAGCGCACGGTGAAGAAATGATTGATGCCTTAGTGACAGCAACAGATTCCATTTTTAAAGGTTAA
- the thiO gene encoding glycine oxidase ThiO: MFDFLIIGGGIIGLLTAKELQKSGENVAIVEKNSPGQQATWAAGGILSPMRPWHYSEPVNAISSPSQAIYQQLASEMYDETGIDPEWLLSGMLVLNDDEMTEATQWCQQHNAPNEMLSVEQLKQQFSHLKPLNEPALYRADVATIRPHKLLKALNRYLADNGVTFYNGQAANKLLIKNNVITGVQLDNSTLQAKEYIICGGAWSPQLVPQIAQQPTINPVKGQMICFPPVDTHNLCMVMDGDRYIIPRKDGRVVVGSTREHTEFDATTTQVAFNELRNFAQQLYPALSNIEPDAHWAGLRPSSPDSIPYICRVEPFKNLSLNAGHYRNGIVTAPASAELMADIVLNRATKIDHLPYQIMR, translated from the coding sequence ATGTTCGATTTTCTTATTATTGGTGGCGGCATCATTGGTTTGTTAACCGCTAAAGAGCTACAAAAAAGCGGCGAAAACGTTGCCATTGTCGAAAAAAACAGCCCCGGGCAACAAGCAACTTGGGCCGCTGGCGGCATCTTATCCCCGATGCGTCCGTGGCATTATTCTGAACCGGTTAATGCCATTAGTTCGCCTAGCCAAGCAATATATCAGCAACTAGCGAGCGAAATGTACGACGAAACAGGCATAGATCCCGAATGGCTACTGTCTGGCATGTTGGTGTTAAACGATGACGAGATGACAGAGGCCACCCAATGGTGTCAACAGCACAATGCCCCAAATGAAATGTTATCTGTTGAGCAACTCAAGCAACAGTTCTCTCATCTTAAGCCGTTAAACGAACCCGCTCTTTATCGCGCAGATGTGGCGACCATTCGCCCACATAAATTATTAAAGGCACTGAACCGGTATCTCGCCGATAACGGCGTTACTTTTTATAACGGTCAAGCAGCCAATAAATTACTGATAAAAAACAACGTGATCACAGGCGTTCAGCTGGATAACTCCACCCTCCAAGCCAAAGAATACATTATTTGTGGTGGCGCATGGAGCCCACAATTAGTACCCCAAATTGCTCAACAACCCACTATTAATCCCGTTAAGGGGCAAATGATTTGCTTTCCACCTGTTGATACCCATAACCTCTGCATGGTGATGGATGGTGACCGCTACATTATCCCCAGAAAAGACGGCCGAGTCGTTGTTGGCAGCACACGAGAACATACCGAATTTGATGCTACAACAACCCAAGTTGCCTTCAATGAATTACGGAATTTTGCTCAACAATTGTACCCCGCACTTTCCAATATTGAGCCTGACGCACATTGGGCTGGGCTAAGGCCGTCTTCACCGGATAGTATTCCTTATATTTGTAGGGTCGAGCCTTTCAAGAACCTAAGCCTTAATGCAGGGCATTACAGAAACGGAATCGTCACAGCACCGGCTAGCGCCGAACTGATGGCGGACATCGTGTTAAACAGAGCCACTAAAATTGACCATTTACCCTACCAAATAATGCGATAA
- a CDS encoding Fur family transcriptional regulator has product MVNKTNIQSVKYLLREHGITPTQQRVEIANFLFQKQQHVSADQILSNLNQGDQPVSKATVYNTLGLFADKGLLREVIIDPNKVFYDTNTKHHHHFYNTATSTLTDIKNTDIIIENLPKLPAGTDFQSVDVIIKVRNK; this is encoded by the coding sequence ATGGTCAATAAAACAAATATACAGTCTGTTAAATATTTACTGAGAGAACATGGCATTACGCCTACTCAGCAGCGTGTTGAGATTGCAAATTTTTTATTCCAAAAGCAACAACACGTCAGTGCGGATCAAATATTATCCAATCTCAATCAGGGGGATCAGCCCGTCTCAAAAGCCACTGTGTACAACACTCTCGGCTTATTCGCCGATAAAGGTTTGCTACGTGAAGTCATTATCGACCCCAACAAAGTTTTTTACGACACCAACACCAAGCATCACCACCATTTTTATAATACCGCCACCAGTACATTAACGGATATAAAAAATACTGACATCATCATCGAAAATCTGCCCAAACTTCCAGCCGGAACTGACTTTCAATCCGTTGATGTAATCATTAAAGTCCGCAATAAGTAA
- a CDS encoding hydrolase, with protein sequence MMSDSFTPAKWLSNGHVQTMWPFIFRKVPNLIRQRERCVTPDDDFFDVDWYGDGEKGIVILMHGLTGCSSSHYILGMQDILTQEGYTTAAINFRACSGEPNLKAASYHAGFTQDINQLYQNIRNKNPQTAIYTVGFSLGGNIMLKWLAEKASELDISGAVAISVPFKLANCADRVDQGLSRIYRYHLISEMKKKLLNKLNFFKANNLLNEAKKLEALGDISWIKSFWEFDDHVVARLHAFDDVHDYYKKNSSIGFLKDIQTNTLLVQAKDDPFLTPSVIPELELLSPTTQLEVVDNGGHVGFISRLENDELGFWLEQRVPNFLDSLKKR encoded by the coding sequence ATGATGTCAGATAGTTTCACGCCTGCTAAATGGTTATCGAACGGACATGTTCAAACGATGTGGCCCTTTATTTTTAGAAAGGTACCCAATTTAATTCGTCAAAGAGAGCGCTGTGTAACGCCCGATGACGACTTTTTTGATGTGGATTGGTACGGAGATGGCGAAAAAGGAATCGTTATCTTAATGCACGGTCTAACGGGGTGTTCTAGCTCTCATTATATTTTAGGCATGCAAGATATATTAACGCAGGAGGGCTATACAACGGCAGCCATTAATTTCCGTGCATGTAGTGGTGAACCCAACCTAAAAGCGGCAAGTTATCATGCTGGCTTTACGCAAGACATCAATCAACTGTATCAAAATATTCGAAATAAAAATCCACAAACGGCCATCTACACCGTGGGTTTCTCATTGGGAGGAAATATCATGCTTAAGTGGTTAGCCGAAAAAGCCAGCGAGTTAGACATAAGCGGGGCGGTCGCCATTTCCGTGCCGTTCAAGTTAGCCAATTGTGCGGATAGAGTTGATCAGGGCTTATCTAGAATCTATCGTTATCATCTAATTAGCGAGATGAAAAAGAAGTTATTAAATAAATTAAATTTCTTTAAAGCAAATAACTTGTTAAATGAGGCAAAGAAGTTGGAAGCTTTGGGTGATATTTCTTGGATAAAGTCATTCTGGGAGTTTGATGACCATGTTGTCGCTCGTCTACATGCCTTTGATGATGTGCATGACTATTACAAAAAAAACAGTTCGATTGGCTTTTTAAAAGACATCCAAACCAACACATTATTGGTTCAAGCAAAGGACGACCCATTTCTAACACCGTCTGTTATACCTGAGCTAGAATTGCTGTCGCCAACCACGCAATTAGAGGTAGTGGATAACGGTGGGCATGTGGGTTTTATAAGTCGATTAGAAAACGACGAGTTGGGCTTTTGGTTAGAGCAAAGAGTCCCTAATTTTTTGGATAGTTTGAAGAAACGATAA
- a CDS encoding protein-methionine-sulfoxide reductase heme-binding subunit MsrQ, which produces MNNLLGADPIQTLHFRTGDWTLRFLLITLAMTPLQRLLHSPVPIRFRRMFGLFSFFYASLHMLVWLVLDQSLNLANMIEDVPESPYIILGILAYLLLIPLAVTSTAGMMRRMGKSWSSLHKVIYLVGILGVVHFFWLTKLDYVEPLIYAVLLSILLAFRWPMFKKMFQAFSEKA; this is translated from the coding sequence GTGAACAACTTACTTGGCGCAGACCCCATTCAAACACTACACTTTAGAACGGGTGATTGGACCCTACGTTTTCTGCTCATCACATTGGCTATGACGCCGTTACAACGCTTGTTGCATTCACCGGTGCCGATACGTTTCCGCCGCATGTTCGGCTTATTTAGTTTCTTTTATGCCAGTTTGCACATGCTGGTTTGGTTGGTGCTGGATCAGTCGCTTAATCTTGCTAATATGATCGAAGATGTGCCTGAAAGCCCCTATATTATTTTAGGCATACTTGCGTACTTATTACTGATACCGCTAGCAGTAACCTCGACGGCCGGCATGATGCGCAGGATGGGGAAGTCATGGTCCTCGCTGCATAAAGTTATCTATTTGGTGGGCATTCTGGGGGTTGTCCATTTCTTCTGGTTAACAAAACTAGATTACGTCGAGCCGTTAATTTACGCCGTCTTACTATCAATTTTGTTAGCCTTTAGGTGGCCAATGTTTAAGAAAATGTTTCAAGCCTTTTCGGAAAAGGCCTAA
- the msrP gene encoding protein-methionine-sulfoxide reductase catalytic subunit MsrP codes for MLIKKPALFSENDITPKEDFYSSRSLISKSRRQFLAQSSSIMLASGLAPSTLWAGNKIENYKKSIFSLNEKLTPYEYVTTYNNFYEFGTAKGDPAVNAHLLKTKPWSVTVEGEVGKPGIYNLEDILKRQQLEERIYRLRCVEAWSMVVPWIGFSLSELIRQMEPTSKAKYVEFTTLYDPEQMPGQKRRTLKWPYVEGLRMDEAMNPLTLMATGLYGEEMPNQNGAPLRLIVPWKYGFKSIKSIVKIRLTEHMPKTSWNEGAKNEYGFFANVNPQVPHPRWSQRRERIIGASLFTPKRETEIFNGYGEQVASLYKGMNLKKFF; via the coding sequence ATGCTCATAAAAAAACCGGCCTTATTCAGTGAAAATGATATAACGCCCAAGGAAGATTTTTATAGTAGCCGCTCGCTCATATCTAAATCACGCCGACAGTTTTTGGCGCAGAGCTCAAGCATTATGTTAGCGAGTGGTTTGGCACCAAGCACCTTATGGGCAGGCAATAAAATAGAGAACTATAAAAAAAGTATTTTCTCGCTTAATGAAAAACTCACCCCCTACGAATATGTAACAACCTATAATAATTTTTACGAATTTGGCACGGCAAAAGGTGACCCTGCTGTTAATGCGCATTTGCTTAAAACTAAGCCTTGGAGTGTGACCGTCGAAGGTGAAGTAGGTAAACCGGGCATCTATAACTTAGAAGATATTTTGAAGCGCCAGCAGTTAGAAGAACGCATCTATCGTTTACGCTGCGTGGAGGCGTGGTCAATGGTTGTGCCGTGGATAGGGTTTTCTTTGTCTGAACTGATTAGACAAATGGAGCCAACATCGAAAGCAAAATACGTTGAATTTACTACCCTGTATGACCCTGAACAGATGCCAGGGCAAAAGCGCCGTACCTTAAAATGGCCCTATGTTGAAGGGTTGCGAATGGACGAAGCAATGAACCCACTCACATTGATGGCAACGGGGCTGTATGGAGAAGAAATGCCGAATCAAAACGGTGCACCGTTGAGACTGATTGTGCCTTGGAAGTACGGCTTTAAAAGTATCAAATCCATCGTAAAAATCAGGTTAACCGAACACATGCCAAAAACATCATGGAATGAGGGGGCTAAAAACGAATACGGTTTTTTTGCGAATGTGAACCCGCAGGTGCCTCACCCAAGGTGGAGCCAACGTCGCGAACGTATCATTGGTGCGTCATTGTTTACGCCCAAAAGGGAGACAGAAATATTTAATGGCTATGGTGAACAGGTGGCGAGTTTATACAAAGGCATGAACTTAAAAAAATTCTTCTAA
- a CDS encoding MFS transporter has translation MKQEVLEMGDIIEQSPLGTFQKVVMFFCALVIVFDGFDVLAIAFAAPAISEALQIEKSELGFVFSAGLAGMMIGALILGPIGDKYGRRNAVIGSVFIFGLCTLLTGFVKTYDELLVLRFVTGLGLGGAMPNVTALITEYVSTKHRNLAVAVIFLGMPIGGITGGLLAGQLIPMFGWSSLFYVGGLMPVILAFVLLIWLPESPRFLVEHASDNDDLLRKIARKIDSNEVVSDTSVFAHHIEEEKHFSVKALFLEGRARDTLLLWSVFFFNLMVAYFLYSWIPTLLVQAGYDLSQATITVVVLNIGGAVAPFVFSRLVRVIGTKALLSSCFVLGGVSMIAVGQLGSSINLVMLLSFFAGFFIVGGQVSLNALSSYMYPTHIRSTGVGWALGVGRAGSIIGPLVAGALVTASFGLNINFIVFGGLCFITAAASFLIRNHEKKSI, from the coding sequence ATGAAACAAGAAGTATTAGAAATGGGCGACATTATTGAGCAAAGCCCACTCGGAACTTTTCAAAAAGTAGTCATGTTTTTTTGTGCCTTGGTTATTGTGTTTGATGGCTTTGATGTATTAGCGATTGCTTTTGCAGCGCCTGCCATCAGCGAGGCTTTGCAGATAGAAAAAAGTGAATTGGGTTTCGTTTTTTCTGCTGGTTTAGCCGGGATGATGATAGGTGCATTAATACTAGGGCCAATAGGTGATAAATATGGCCGGCGTAATGCTGTTATTGGTAGCGTATTTATATTTGGTTTATGTACGCTATTAACGGGCTTTGTTAAAACCTATGATGAATTACTGGTTTTAAGATTCGTTACGGGCTTGGGTCTAGGTGGTGCAATGCCAAATGTGACCGCGCTAATAACTGAATATGTATCAACTAAACACCGAAATTTGGCGGTAGCGGTTATTTTTTTAGGTATGCCAATTGGTGGTATCACCGGTGGCTTGTTAGCGGGCCAACTTATTCCAATGTTTGGTTGGTCATCCTTGTTTTATGTCGGCGGTTTAATGCCAGTAATATTAGCCTTTGTGTTACTGATATGGCTGCCTGAATCGCCGCGCTTTTTAGTTGAACACGCCAGTGATAATGATGATTTGTTGCGGAAAATAGCCCGTAAAATTGATTCTAATGAGGTGGTGTCTGATACATCAGTCTTTGCTCACCATATTGAGGAAGAAAAGCACTTTAGCGTTAAGGCCTTGTTTTTGGAGGGAAGGGCAAGAGATACCTTGCTGTTATGGAGTGTGTTTTTCTTTAATTTGATGGTTGCGTACTTTTTATACAGTTGGATTCCAACTTTGTTGGTTCAGGCTGGCTATGATTTAAGTCAAGCGACTATAACGGTGGTGGTGCTAAATATAGGCGGGGCGGTTGCACCGTTTGTATTTTCTAGGTTAGTCCGTGTTATAGGGACTAAAGCGTTACTATCAAGCTGCTTTGTCTTGGGTGGGGTCAGCATGATAGCGGTTGGTCAATTAGGCTCTTCAATAAACTTGGTGATGCTATTGAGTTTTTTTGCTGGGTTTTTTATCGTTGGAGGCCAGGTCAGTTTAAATGCATTATCCAGTTATATGTATCCCACGCATATTCGTTCAACGGGTGTGGGTTGGGCTCTTGGTGTTGGGCGTGCGGGCTCGATCATAGGCCCATTGGTTGCTGGCGCACTCGTTACCGCTTCGTTTGGGCTGAATATTAATTTCATTGTTTTTGGTGGCCTGTGCTTCATCACTGCAGCGGCATCATTTCTAATTCGTAATCATGAGAAGAAATCAATTTAG
- the greB gene encoding transcription elongation factor GreB, which produces MSRYRPPAPPKSPYITKKGFEQLQAEEKSLWLKRRPVVTALSAAAAEGDRSENAEFIYRKKELREIDRRIRYLQKRLPNLTVVSEKPTNLDQIFFSAITTLEDEEGNETTYRIVGPDEVDQQANYISMDSPVAKALFKKRLDDEVTVTTPAGKISYVIIDIQYE; this is translated from the coding sequence ATGAGTCGTTACCGCCCACCTGCACCGCCAAAATCACCTTACATTACAAAAAAAGGTTTCGAACAATTACAAGCCGAAGAAAAGAGCTTATGGCTCAAACGCCGTCCGGTAGTTACAGCCTTATCTGCCGCCGCCGCAGAAGGCGATCGCTCTGAAAATGCCGAGTTCATTTACCGCAAAAAGGAGCTTCGCGAAATTGACCGACGTATTCGATACTTGCAAAAGCGCTTACCGAATTTAACAGTGGTTTCGGAAAAGCCAACTAATTTAGATCAAATTTTCTTTTCCGCCATCACGACATTAGAGGATGAAGAAGGTAATGAAACGACTTACCGCATCGTCGGCCCAGATGAAGTCGACCAGCAAGCGAACTACATTAGCATGGACTCACCCGTTGCCAAGGCATTATTCAAAAAGCGCTTGGATGACGAAGTAACCGTCACCACGCCTGCTGGCAAGATCAGCTACGTCATCATTGATATCCAATATGAATAA